In Citrobacter sp. RHB25-C09, the following proteins share a genomic window:
- the uhpB gene encoding signal transduction histidine-protein kinase/phosphatase UhpB: MKTFFSRFITVVACFFIFSAAWFCLWSISLHLVERPELAVLLFPFGLRLGMMLQCPRGYWPVLLGAEWLLVFWLAQEVALAHLPLLMIGSALTLIPVALISRYRHQRDWRTLLLQGAALTAAALLQSLPWLGQGETTWNALLLTLTGGLTLAPICLVFWHYLTSTTWLPLGPALVSQPINWRGRHLIWYLLLFTVSLWLQLGLPAELSRFTPFCLALPIIALAWHYGWQGALIATLMNAIALIASQTWHDHPVDLLLSLLVQSLTGLLLGAGIQRLRELNQSLQNELARNHRLAERLVETEESVRRDVARELHDDIGQTITAIRTQAGIVQRLAGENGGAKQSGQFIEQLSLGVYDSVRRLLGRLRPRQLDDLSLEQAIRSLMREMELEGRGIISHLDWRIDESALSEGQRVTLFRVCQEGLNNIVKHANASAVTLQGWQQDERLMLVMDDDGNGLPPDSGQQQGFGLTGMRERVTALGGSLTISCTHGTRVSVSLPLRYA, encoded by the coding sequence ATGAAGACGTTTTTTTCCCGGTTTATCACCGTCGTTGCCTGCTTTTTTATCTTCTCCGCCGCCTGGTTTTGCCTGTGGAGCATCAGCCTGCATCTGGTTGAACGCCCTGAACTGGCGGTATTGCTGTTTCCGTTTGGCCTGCGTCTGGGAATGATGCTGCAATGCCCTCGTGGATACTGGCCGGTGCTTCTTGGGGCGGAATGGTTGCTGGTATTCTGGCTGGCACAAGAAGTGGCGTTGGCGCATTTGCCGCTATTGATGATCGGAAGCGCGCTGACTTTGATTCCGGTGGCGTTAATCTCTCGCTATCGTCACCAGCGCGACTGGCGCACGTTGCTCTTGCAAGGCGCGGCGCTAACCGCAGCGGCGCTATTGCAGTCGCTGCCCTGGCTTGGACAAGGTGAAACCACCTGGAACGCGCTGCTTCTGACCCTGACTGGCGGGTTGACGCTCGCGCCGATTTGTCTGGTGTTCTGGCATTATCTCACCAGCACGACCTGGCTGCCGCTCGGCCCGGCGTTGGTGTCGCAGCCGATTAACTGGCGGGGACGTCATCTTATCTGGTACCTGCTGCTGTTTACCGTTAGCCTGTGGCTACAGTTGGGGTTGCCCGCCGAGCTGTCGCGGTTTACCCCCTTCTGTCTCGCACTGCCGATCATCGCGCTGGCCTGGCACTATGGCTGGCAGGGAGCGCTGATTGCGACCCTGATGAATGCTATCGCGCTGATCGCCAGTCAGACCTGGCATGACCATCCCGTTGATTTGCTGCTCTCATTGCTGGTTCAAAGCCTGACCGGATTGCTACTGGGGGCGGGAATTCAGCGCCTGCGTGAACTTAACCAGTCGCTGCAAAACGAACTGGCGCGTAATCACCGGCTGGCCGAACGTCTTGTGGAAACAGAAGAGAGCGTGCGCCGCGACGTCGCGCGTGAGCTACATGACGATATCGGCCAGACGATTACTGCTATTCGTACGCAAGCTGGCATCGTGCAGCGCCTGGCGGGTGAAAATGGTGGCGCAAAACAGAGCGGTCAGTTTATCGAACAATTGTCGCTTGGCGTTTACGACTCGGTGCGTCGGTTGCTGGGCCGATTGCGGCCGCGTCAGTTGGACGACCTCTCGCTGGAACAAGCCATACGTTCCTTAATGCGCGAGATGGAGCTGGAAGGCCGTGGCATTATCAGCCACCTCGACTGGCGGATCGACGAATCTGCGCTTAGCGAGGGTCAGCGGGTAACACTGTTCCGCGTTTGTCAGGAAGGGCTGAACAATATTGTTAAGCACGCCAATGCAAGTGCGGTAACGCTGCAGGGCTGGCAGCAGGACGAGCGGCTGATGTTGGTCATGGACGATGATGGCAATGGCCTGCCTCCCGACTCCGGCCAGCAGCAGGGGTTTGGTCTGACCGGTATGCGCGAACGGGTCACGGCGCTCGGTGGTTCGCTAACCATTTCCTGTACCCACGGCACGCGCGTCAGCGTCTCGTTGCCTTTACGCTACGCTTAA
- a CDS encoding MFS transporter produces MFSFLKAPANAPLIADQHQVDTLYRYWRRHILLTIWLGYALFYFTRKSFNAAVPEILVSGVLTRSDIGLLATLFYITYGLSKFVSGIVSDRSNARYFMGIGLIATGVVNILFGFSTSLWAFALLWALNAFFQGWGAPVCARLLTAWYSRNERGGWWAIWNTAHNVGGALIPIVMAATALHYGWRAGMMIAGALAIVVGILLCWRLRDRPQAVGLPPVGDWQHDALEIAQQQEGAGLSRQQILTKYVLLNPYIWLLSLCYVLVYVVRAAINDWGNLYMSETLGVDLVTANTAVTMFELGGFIGALVAGWGSDKLFNGNRGPMNLIFAAGILLSVGSLWLMPFASYVMQAACFFTTGFFVFGPQMLIGMAAAECSHKEAAGAATGFVGLFAYLGASLSGWPLAQVLEAWHWTGFFVVISIAAGISALLLLPFLNAQAPRAVSEA; encoded by the coding sequence ATGTTTTCGTTTTTAAAAGCTCCGGCCAATGCGCCGCTGATCGCTGATCAACATCAGGTTGACACTCTCTATCGCTACTGGCGACGGCATATTCTCCTGACCATCTGGCTGGGCTATGCCCTGTTCTATTTCACGCGTAAAAGTTTTAACGCAGCCGTACCTGAAATCCTCGTCAGCGGCGTGCTAACCCGCAGTGATATCGGCCTGCTGGCAACGCTGTTTTACATCACCTATGGCCTGTCGAAATTTGTTTCGGGTATCGTCAGCGATCGTTCCAACGCCCGTTATTTTATGGGGATCGGCCTCATTGCTACTGGTGTGGTGAATATCCTGTTTGGTTTTTCAACCTCGCTATGGGCATTTGCGCTGCTTTGGGCCTTGAATGCGTTCTTTCAGGGGTGGGGAGCGCCCGTTTGCGCCCGTTTATTAACGGCATGGTATTCGCGAAACGAGCGCGGCGGCTGGTGGGCTATCTGGAACACCGCGCATAACGTTGGTGGGGCGTTGATCCCCATCGTGATGGCCGCCACCGCACTGCACTACGGCTGGCGGGCCGGGATGATGATTGCCGGAGCGTTGGCCATTGTTGTCGGTATTTTACTCTGCTGGCGACTGCGCGACCGACCACAGGCGGTGGGCTTACCTCCGGTAGGTGACTGGCAGCACGATGCGCTGGAGATCGCGCAACAGCAGGAGGGCGCGGGCTTAAGCCGTCAACAGATCCTGACAAAATATGTGCTGCTTAATCCCTACATCTGGTTACTTTCGCTCTGTTATGTCCTGGTGTATGTGGTTCGCGCGGCGATCAATGACTGGGGCAATCTCTACATGTCGGAGACGCTGGGGGTCGATCTGGTGACCGCCAATACCGCAGTCACGATGTTTGAGCTGGGCGGTTTTATTGGTGCGCTTGTCGCGGGATGGGGCTCGGACAAACTGTTCAACGGCAATCGCGGACCGATGAACTTAATCTTCGCTGCCGGAATTCTACTTTCAGTAGGATCGCTTTGGCTGATGCCGTTTGCCAGCTATGTGATGCAGGCAGCGTGCTTCTTTACCACAGGATTCTTCGTGTTTGGTCCACAGATGCTGATCGGTATGGCGGCCGCAGAGTGTTCGCACAAAGAGGCTGCGGGTGCGGCGACCGGGTTTGTCGGGTTGTTTGCTTACCTCGGTGCGTCGCTTTCCGGCTGGCCATTGGCACAGGTGCTTGAAGCCTGGCACTGGACGGGCTTCTTCGTCGTGATCAGTATCGCCGCGGGGATTTCCGCGCTGCTGTTGTTGCCGTTTTTAAACGCTCAGGCACCGCGAGCGGTTAGTGAAGCGTGA
- the uhpT gene encoding hexose-6-phosphate:phosphate antiporter encodes MLAFLNQVRKPTLELPLEVRRKMWFKPFMQSYLVVFIGYLTMYLIRKNFNIAQNDMISTYGLSMTQLGMIGLGFSITYGVGKTVVSYYADGKNTKQFLPFMLILSAICMLGFSASMGAGSVSLFMMIAFYALSGFFQSTGGSCSYSTITKWTPRRKRGSYLGMWNISHNLGGAGAAGVALFGANYLFDGHVIGMFIFPSIIALIVGFIGLRYGSDSPESYGLGKAEELFGEEISEEDKETEENEMTKWQIFVEYVLKNKVIWLLCFSNIFLYVVRIGIDQWSTVYAFQELKLSKEVAIQGFTLFEVGALVGTLLWGWLSDLANGRRALVACVALALIIATLGVYQHASNQYVYLASLFALGFLVFGPQLLIGVAAVGFVPKKAIGAADGIKGTFAYLIGDSFAKLGLGMIADGTPVFGLTGWAGTFAALDAAAIGCIVLMAMVAVLEERKIRREKKVQQLRTA; translated from the coding sequence ATGCTGGCCTTTCTAAACCAGGTGCGCAAGCCAACCCTGGAGTTGCCGCTCGAAGTACGGCGCAAAATGTGGTTCAAACCGTTCATGCAGTCCTATCTGGTGGTCTTCATCGGCTACCTGACCATGTACCTGATCCGCAAAAACTTTAACATCGCGCAGAACGACATGATCTCAACCTACGGGCTGAGCATGACGCAGTTGGGGATGATTGGCCTGGGCTTCTCCATCACTTACGGCGTGGGTAAAACCGTCGTTTCCTACTACGCGGACGGCAAAAACACCAAGCAGTTCCTGCCGTTTATGCTGATCCTCTCGGCAATTTGTATGCTTGGCTTCAGCGCCAGCATGGGTGCGGGCTCCGTTAGCCTGTTCATGATGATTGCCTTCTACGCTCTGAGCGGTTTCTTCCAGAGTACCGGCGGGTCGTGCAGCTATTCCACCATCACCAAATGGACCCCGCGCCGCAAGCGTGGTTCGTATCTCGGCATGTGGAACATCTCCCACAACCTTGGCGGGGCGGGTGCGGCAGGCGTGGCGCTGTTTGGCGCAAATTACCTGTTCGACGGCCACGTGATCGGCATGTTTATCTTCCCGTCGATTATCGCCCTGATTGTCGGCTTTATCGGTCTGCGCTACGGCAGCGACTCCCCGGAATCTTACGGCCTCGGCAAAGCTGAAGAGCTGTTCGGTGAGGAGATCAGCGAAGAGGATAAAGAAACCGAAGAAAACGAGATGACCAAATGGCAGATCTTTGTTGAGTACGTGCTGAAAAACAAAGTGATCTGGCTGCTGTGCTTCTCAAACATCTTCCTTTATGTGGTGCGCATTGGTATTGACCAGTGGTCGACCGTGTATGCCTTCCAGGAGCTGAAGCTTTCTAAAGAGGTGGCGATTCAGGGCTTCACCCTGTTCGAAGTGGGCGCGCTGGTCGGCACGCTGCTGTGGGGCTGGCTCTCTGACCTTGCCAACGGCCGTCGGGCGCTGGTGGCCTGCGTCGCGTTGGCGTTGATTATTGCCACCCTGGGCGTTTATCAGCACGCAAGTAACCAGTACGTCTATCTGGCTTCGCTGTTTGCGCTGGGCTTCCTGGTGTTTGGCCCGCAGTTGCTGATCGGCGTTGCCGCCGTTGGCTTCGTACCGAAAAAAGCGATCGGCGCGGCTGACGGAATTAAAGGCACCTTCGCCTATCTGATCGGCGATAGCTTCGCGAAGCTGGGTCTGGGGATGATTGCCGACGGCACGCCGGTATTCGGCCTTACCGGTTGGGCAGGCACCTTCGCCGCGCTGGACGCTGCC